A stretch of Kaistella flava (ex Peng et al. 2021) DNA encodes these proteins:
- a CDS encoding transposase, translating to MQRRKDPLKLAELRHGNCRKTEEEISKALHTNGREDYLFALNQELEMYEVLQSKIVQCDVEIEKILNSTIGKDDNKRQHHIEPKNTKINKNTPKNIDLNLMAYQYFEGVDLLAIEGVSYSTVLSIMSEVGLEGIKKFPTAKHFASWLRLTPNNKISGGKILSNRIPKGSNRLKIALRNAANAIGNLKDSTPLSDFFKRINFRKGRVSAISATARKLAIIIWNMVVKNQAYVNPEGYLFLDEKRKLGLVKRIQKQITKFGLTNEEINFATN from the coding sequence TTGCAACGGAGAAAAGATCCTTTAAAATTAGCCGAATTAAGACACGGTAATTGCAGAAAAACAGAAGAAGAAATTTCAAAAGCACTTCATACTAATGGTAGAGAAGATTATTTATTTGCCCTCAATCAAGAGCTTGAGATGTATGAAGTCTTGCAAAGTAAAATTGTACAATGCGATGTAGAAATTGAGAAAATCTTAAACTCAACAATCGGAAAAGACGACAATAAAAGACAGCATCACATTGAACCTAAAAACACAAAAATTAATAAAAACACTCCTAAAAATATCGACTTAAATTTAATGGCCTATCAATATTTTGAAGGTGTAGATTTACTGGCAATAGAAGGAGTTTCCTATTCAACCGTACTTTCAATAATGAGTGAAGTTGGATTAGAGGGTATCAAGAAGTTCCCGACTGCAAAACACTTTGCAAGCTGGTTGAGACTGACCCCAAACAATAAAATAAGTGGTGGTAAAATACTTTCTAATAGGATCCCAAAAGGAAGTAACCGTTTAAAAATCGCTTTAAGAAATGCAGCAAATGCGATTGGTAATCTAAAAGACTCAACACCATTATCGGATTTTTTCAAGCGAATCAATTTTAGAAAAGGTCGAGTATCTGCAATCTCAGCAACTGCAAGGAAATTAGCAATCATCATTTGGAATATGGTCGTTAAAAATCAAGCTTATGTCAATCCGGAAGGCTACTTATTTTTGGATGAAAAAAGAAAACTAGGCTTAGTAAAAAGGATTCAAAAACAAATTACTAAATTTGGTTTGACTAATGAAGAAATTAATTTCGCAACTAATTGA
- a CDS encoding IS110 family transposase, whose translation MNENKISMEIINSNAAGIDIGSRSHWVAVGQKEEDIKEFGVFNEDLKNLSNWLKEKDIQTVAMESTGTYWQALYAILLADGFQVILCNGKFTKNIKGRKTDVQDCQWIQKLHSIGLLTGSFLPDEITEKLRTYCRHRANLLDSAASTSKKMQKYLRLLNLRLDVVVNDICGLTGLLIIHAICNGEKIL comes from the coding sequence ATGAATGAGAACAAAATTTCAATGGAAATTATCAATTCAAATGCTGCAGGAATTGATATTGGTAGCCGATCTCACTGGGTTGCGGTTGGCCAAAAAGAGGAAGATATTAAAGAGTTTGGTGTTTTTAATGAGGACTTAAAAAATCTCTCAAATTGGCTCAAAGAAAAAGACATTCAAACCGTTGCAATGGAAAGTACAGGAACTTATTGGCAAGCACTTTATGCTATTTTATTGGCTGATGGATTCCAAGTGATTTTGTGTAATGGCAAATTCACTAAGAATATTAAAGGCAGAAAAACAGATGTTCAAGATTGTCAATGGATTCAAAAACTACACAGTATAGGCCTTTTAACAGGTAGTTTCCTTCCAGATGAAATTACAGAGAAGCTCAGAACCTACTGTCGTCATCGTGCAAATTTATTAGATTCTGCAGCAAGCACTTCAAAAAAAATGCAAAAATATTTACGGTTATTAAACCTTCGATTAGATGTTGTTGTTAATGACATCTGTGGTTTAACTGGATTACTCATCATTCATGCGATTTGCAACGGAGAAAAGATCCTTTAA
- a CDS encoding transposase: MKNYRTYLGIDVAKLTLDYCLVTEDQQLERGQLLNTQKSLNLFLKDLKKGGHDLKEMLFVFENTGIYSSLLSLVLSETELDYAQVPALEIKRSLGITRGKSDKVDAKEIAYYAKRNTDKITLSVLPELNLQQLKIVFAEREKTIAAIKVFERTMENEMFLSKEVFGSVKAINRQTVKHLKKQLAMLDDKIKKLIREDEVLYKQQQLLKSIPGIGEITSVYLLMVTKGFTAFTNGRKFACYSGVAPFEHTSGTSIKGKTRVSHLADKKMKSLLHMVSLTAIKYDPELKDYYTRKKAEGKHTMLVLNNIKCKIVYRIFAVIQRESNFVNLQKFAA, translated from the coding sequence ATGAAAAATTACAGGACTTACCTCGGAATTGATGTGGCTAAATTAACCCTCGATTATTGCTTGGTAACAGAAGATCAGCAGCTGGAAAGAGGGCAACTCCTCAACACTCAGAAATCCTTGAACTTATTTTTAAAAGACCTCAAAAAAGGCGGACACGATTTGAAGGAAATGCTTTTCGTCTTTGAAAACACAGGCATTTATTCCTCCTTGCTTTCTTTGGTTTTGAGCGAAACCGAACTCGATTATGCGCAGGTTCCTGCCCTGGAAATAAAACGTTCTTTGGGAATTACGCGCGGCAAAAGTGATAAAGTAGACGCTAAAGAAATTGCATATTACGCCAAACGCAACACCGATAAAATCACGCTTTCCGTACTTCCGGAATTGAATCTCCAGCAACTAAAAATCGTATTTGCTGAACGCGAGAAAACCATTGCTGCCATTAAAGTTTTTGAAAGAACCATGGAAAACGAAATGTTCCTCAGCAAAGAAGTTTTCGGCAGCGTAAAAGCCATCAATCGTCAAACGGTGAAACACCTGAAAAAACAGCTTGCAATGCTGGATGATAAGATTAAAAAACTGATCCGCGAAGATGAAGTACTGTACAAACAGCAGCAACTTCTAAAAAGTATTCCGGGAATCGGTGAAATCACTTCCGTCTATCTTTTAATGGTCACCAAAGGATTTACGGCATTTACAAACGGGCGAAAATTTGCGTGTTATTCCGGTGTAGCACCGTTCGAACACACCTCTGGAACCAGCATTAAGGGGAAAACAAGAGTCAGTCATTTGGCGGATAAAAAGATGAAATCGCTTTTACATATGGTCTCGCTCACTGCAATTAAATACGATCCTGAACTGAAAGACTATTATACCCGGAAAAAAGCGGAAGGAAAACATACGATGCTGGTTTTAAACAATATAAAATGTAAAATTGTCTACAGAATCTTTGCGGTGATCCAACGAGAATCAAACTTTGTTAACCTACAAAAGTTTGCTGCTTAA